In Fluviispira sanaruensis, a genomic segment contains:
- a CDS encoding chemotaxis protein CheW: MNNINKLFSNQNTSLTNLKIQSEVATIEYCTLVKLSINNMHYALDIKHVHEIVDAIEIAPYPEKIKNHLGIINIRGKILPVIEIEECKNKKKKDKEKIVAIAFSNNNLFTLKCDKVQKYLYEKNALVPGQIINLNNVPTYFLDEEEFNTLMRSLI; this comes from the coding sequence ATGAATAATATCAATAAATTATTTTCAAATCAAAATACTTCCTTGACAAATTTGAAAATTCAAAGCGAAGTGGCAACAATCGAGTATTGCACACTCGTGAAATTAAGCATTAATAATATGCATTATGCTTTAGATATAAAACATGTGCATGAGATCGTCGACGCTATCGAAATTGCTCCATATCCAGAGAAAATTAAAAATCATTTAGGAATAATAAATATTAGAGGGAAAATACTTCCTGTGATAGAAATTGAAGAATGTAAAAATAAAAAGAAAAAAGATAAAGAAAAAATAGTAGCCATTGCATTTTCAAATAATAACTTATTTACTTTAAAATGTGACAAAGTTCAAAAGTATTTATATGAAAAAAATGCTTTAGTTCCAGGACAAATAATCAACTTAAATAATGTTCCAACCTATTTTTTAGACGAAGAGGAATTCAACACTCTAATGAGATCGTTAATATGA
- a CDS encoding amidohydrolase family protein, with translation MAAKIWSTKKHKKILFKNSPCVVTLKDWDSLENDSLSQKGLSVIKNCDVLINDGIISDIGEDLLNKSDNLGEIEVVDSSKYVIIPGLIDCHSHPIFAGSRANETVLKSQGMTYEEISAKGGGIVATMKATRKVTTQELSELYKLNAIDSLARGIVILEAKTGYGLNPVQERKMLEALYEAHSGKDANELPLLCPTYLGPHAASPEYRGLDNYIQALVEDLPNIAALGEEAVKKGISFPLAADIFLERNYFTKEQSERWLGAALQHGLDVHIHSDEFSRSGGAELAAELARRLEQTASKRRQRGRVLTVDHCQYSTESDLGRLALLGVGAVALPTTSFFSKIPYVDAKRFRASGIKVAIGSDFNPGSSPMNNIWFSSYLALSQCGFSLAEVIAGVTINAAFALGLERIYGSLEIGKKAALVAFDGNCVEDFYSSLLGDHVRHVVI, from the coding sequence ATGGCTGCAAAAATTTGGTCGACAAAAAAGCATAAAAAAATTCTTTTTAAAAACTCTCCATGCGTCGTTACTTTAAAAGATTGGGATTCTTTAGAAAATGACAGTCTATCTCAAAAGGGATTGTCCGTAATAAAGAATTGTGATGTGCTAATTAATGATGGAATTATTTCTGATATAGGTGAAGATCTTTTAAATAAAAGTGATAATTTAGGCGAAATTGAAGTCGTTGATTCTTCTAAATATGTTATTATTCCTGGTTTGATTGATTGTCACAGTCACCCTATTTTTGCTGGAAGCCGGGCGAATGAAACAGTGCTTAAATCGCAGGGAATGACTTATGAAGAAATATCTGCAAAGGGTGGTGGCATAGTTGCTACGATGAAAGCCACTCGGAAAGTTACAACACAAGAACTCTCTGAACTTTATAAATTAAATGCAATAGACTCTCTTGCGCGTGGAATTGTCATATTAGAAGCAAAAACAGGTTATGGTTTAAATCCAGTGCAAGAAAGAAAAATGCTTGAAGCACTTTATGAAGCTCATTCTGGCAAAGATGCAAACGAATTACCTCTCTTGTGCCCGACATATTTGGGGCCTCATGCTGCAAGTCCAGAGTACAGAGGTTTAGATAATTATATTCAAGCTCTGGTAGAAGATTTACCAAATATTGCAGCACTCGGTGAAGAGGCTGTTAAAAAGGGAATATCTTTTCCACTAGCTGCAGATATTTTTCTTGAAAGAAACTACTTTACCAAGGAACAATCCGAACGTTGGTTAGGAGCAGCTCTTCAGCATGGGCTTGATGTTCATATTCATTCAGATGAGTTTTCTCGCAGTGGGGGTGCTGAATTAGCTGCAGAACTAGCACGCAGACTTGAACAAACAGCGAGTAAAAGAAGACAAAGAGGTCGTGTTTTGACTGTCGATCACTGCCAATATTCAACAGAGTCAGATTTAGGCCGGCTTGCTTTACTTGGAGTAGGAGCTGTTGCTTTACCAACAACAAGTTTCTTTAGTAAAATACCTTATGTCGATGCAAAACGTTTTAGGGCGTCTGGAATTAAAGTCGCTATAGGATCGGATTTTAATCCTGGCAGTTCTCCTATGAACAATATCTGGTTCTCGAGTTATTTGGCTTTATCACAATGCGGATTTTCGTTAGCAGAAGTTATTGCTGGCGTAACAATAAATGCTGCATTTGCCTTAGGATTGGAAAGAATATATGGCTCGCTTGAAATTGGTAAAAAAGCAGCTCTCGTTGCTTTTGATGGAAATTGTGTTGAAGATTTTTATAGTTCTCTTTTAGGCGATCATGTTCGGCATGTTGTTATTTAA
- a CDS encoding response regulator — MNEKNINEDKNILILPFSIINENQEINFCLNVQKISSVIELDKFTQIPGEIKPFKFIVDMNSIPVPVLEILHLQASSELKNYANEIPKLKKPRKTKKRIIICNILNIYIGIIADQTKKIQMQKNENILPPPQIWEQSKDLFVSGLIKEKDCYRYIFDIEKYIISFGFNPGEVAKDKITDYNFSEKKALIVEDSSVYQLLLKKLMEKYEIEIDLAKNGKDGLDLLLKNQNKYDLIISDIEMPYMNGIDMVREYKRQNKEKSAPVIFHTTISNANLERDLQNEKLGIFLEKFEEKHLMEAIINIFIRK; from the coding sequence ATGAATGAAAAAAATATCAATGAAGATAAAAATATATTAATATTACCATTTTCAATCATAAATGAAAATCAAGAAATCAACTTTTGCTTAAATGTTCAAAAAATTTCCTCAGTAATAGAGCTTGACAAATTTACACAAATCCCAGGAGAAATTAAGCCTTTTAAATTTATTGTCGATATGAATTCTATACCAGTTCCTGTATTGGAAATTTTACATTTACAAGCTTCAAGTGAGCTCAAAAACTATGCGAATGAGATCCCAAAGCTTAAAAAACCTAGAAAAACAAAAAAGAGAATAATAATATGCAATATTTTAAATATTTATATCGGAATAATTGCCGATCAAACAAAGAAAATACAGATGCAAAAAAATGAAAATATCCTCCCTCCCCCACAAATTTGGGAACAAAGCAAAGACTTATTTGTAAGTGGACTTATTAAGGAAAAAGATTGCTATAGATATATTTTTGATATTGAAAAATATATTATCTCTTTCGGTTTTAATCCAGGAGAAGTGGCAAAAGATAAAATTACAGATTATAATTTCTCTGAGAAAAAAGCACTCATTGTAGAAGACTCTTCTGTCTATCAACTCCTTTTAAAAAAACTTATGGAAAAATATGAAATTGAAATTGATTTAGCAAAAAACGGAAAAGATGGCTTAGATTTACTTTTAAAAAATCAGAATAAATATGATTTAATTATTTCTGACATTGAAATGCCTTATATGAATGGGATTGATATGGTCAGAGAGTATAAGAGACAAAATAAAGAAAAATCGGCTCCAGTGATATTCCATACAACTATTTCAAATGCTAATCTAGAGCGAGATTTGCAGAACGAAAAACTTGGTATTTTTCTTGAAAAATTTGAAGAAAAGCATCTAATGGAAGCCATAATCAATATTTTTATCAGAAAATAA
- a CDS encoding hybrid sensor histidine kinase/response regulator gives MDDAKLNILVVEDDEYISKVINKEFSVLNYETHILSTLAEARNYITDNAKLIDLFLLDLKLPDGDGFTLLNFIKEKNQEAPIIIMTGHLSNKIVNRAIRQGCYNFLEKPFSVQKDILPIVRRSLSSVLLKKENHYLSEQMLHTSKLTALGELSATVVHDIRGPLGIIQLTCEDLKDDFDEKNSLTKEELNDHIYQINKACGKIKKLVDHLRNYSRNDHSEKEEYIEINSLIENSLFMVKQKLRNLGINVINDLDNHPHKIVIKCFPNKFEQVLMNLMSNACDAMKDQAKKDLSIKVFINQGYLYISISDTGTGIPEDIKIKIFDSFFTTKPKGEGTGLGLSIVKNIVVEHGGELLLESELGVGSIFTIKLPTSKILRGENDSSDPSPSKAA, from the coding sequence ATGGATGATGCTAAGCTCAATATACTTGTAGTTGAAGATGATGAGTATATTAGTAAAGTTATAAACAAAGAATTCAGTGTGCTTAATTATGAAACACATATATTATCAACTTTAGCAGAGGCTCGAAATTATATAACTGATAACGCTAAATTAATTGACCTTTTTCTATTGGATTTAAAATTACCCGATGGTGATGGGTTTACTTTACTGAACTTTATTAAAGAAAAAAATCAGGAAGCACCTATTATAATTATGACTGGGCATCTCAGTAATAAAATTGTCAATCGAGCTATTCGGCAAGGTTGTTACAATTTTTTAGAAAAACCATTTTCGGTACAAAAAGATATATTACCTATAGTTAGAAGATCTTTATCATCAGTTCTACTAAAAAAAGAAAATCATTATCTTAGTGAACAAATGTTACACACTTCTAAACTCACAGCCTTGGGAGAATTGTCCGCAACTGTTGTTCATGATATCAGAGGTCCTCTTGGAATAATACAACTTACGTGTGAAGATTTAAAAGATGATTTCGACGAAAAAAACTCATTAACCAAAGAAGAACTCAACGATCATATATATCAAATAAATAAAGCTTGTGGTAAAATAAAAAAACTTGTTGATCATCTAAGAAACTATTCAAGAAATGATCATTCAGAAAAAGAAGAATATATTGAAATTAATTCATTAATAGAAAATAGTTTATTTATGGTAAAGCAAAAACTAAGGAATTTAGGGATAAATGTTATCAATGATCTAGATAATCATCCTCATAAAATTGTAATTAAATGCTTTCCAAATAAATTTGAACAAGTCTTAATGAATCTAATGAGCAATGCTTGTGATGCAATGAAAGATCAAGCTAAAAAAGATCTCTCTATCAAAGTATTTATTAATCAAGGTTATTTATATATATCAATCAGTGATACAGGAACAGGTATTCCAGAGGATATTAAAATAAAAATTTTCGATAGCTTCTTCACGACAAAACCTAAAGGCGAAGGCACAGGTTTGGGTTTGAGTATTGTTAAAAATATTGTAGTGGAACATGGGGGCGAATTGCTCTTGGAGTCTGAACTTGGAGTTGGTTCCATTTTTACAATTAAGCTCCCCAC
- a CDS encoding TrmH family RNA methyltransferase, which produces MIWTGPTASYDSSTQYFIPEHLKNDFGKIDAALRGFMTEPRLAKMEKVAGKRSRKVLTVFENTHHAHNISAILRTIDAFGFLDLFFLYSNQEMRFRTADTIDRGASQWLMPKRLVSIEKCSHILKQNGYKIILVSLPDFSRTAQHYSEKIPSFSSNQFDSTAFKEFMGDKKIALIFGSELHGVSPEWQNHADAYISVEMYGFMESLNVSVCAGIILQALREFFEKSSENHLLSDLERKLVIEHWIAKTCSNAYEYITNRKPELLPWFEYVRSGNFFQPMISLNDLTLKPDKP; this is translated from the coding sequence ATGATTTGGACGGGTCCAACAGCTTCTTATGATTCATCAACACAATACTTCATTCCAGAGCATCTGAAAAATGATTTCGGAAAAATTGATGCTGCATTACGTGGCTTTATGACTGAGCCACGTTTGGCAAAAATGGAAAAAGTAGCTGGGAAAAGAAGCAGAAAAGTATTAACAGTTTTTGAAAACACCCATCATGCTCACAATATAAGTGCAATATTAAGAACAATCGATGCATTTGGTTTCCTTGATCTTTTCTTTCTTTATTCAAATCAAGAAATGCGATTTCGCACTGCAGATACGATTGATAGGGGCGCAAGTCAGTGGCTCATGCCTAAAAGGCTTGTGTCTATTGAAAAATGCTCACATATTTTGAAACAAAATGGCTATAAAATCATACTTGTTTCCTTACCGGATTTTTCGCGAACAGCTCAACATTATAGCGAAAAAATTCCATCATTTTCAAGCAATCAGTTTGATAGCACTGCTTTTAAAGAATTCATGGGTGATAAAAAAATAGCCCTCATTTTTGGCAGTGAATTGCATGGTGTTTCTCCTGAGTGGCAAAATCATGCAGATGCTTATATCTCAGTTGAAATGTATGGATTCATGGAGTCCCTTAATGTTTCAGTCTGTGCTGGAATTATTTTACAAGCTTTGCGTGAATTTTTTGAAAAAAGTTCCGAAAACCATCTTTTATCTGATTTAGAGAGGAAATTAGTGATTGAGCATTGGATAGCTAAAACTTGCTCAAATGCTTATGAGTATATAACAAATCGCAAACCTGAGTTGTTACCTTGGTTCGAATATGTCCGCAGTGGCAATTTTTTTCAACCCATGATCTCACTAAATGATCTTACTCTCAAACCCGATAAGCCTTAA
- a CDS encoding cholesterol oxidase substrate-binding domain-containing protein, producing the protein MKNKNIKITSTRRKFLSNITKAAAIGTSINTIPFFKINIANALSLPNFPQNINVYLEKFENWSGELKAKALWTCAPKNSDEIITIINWAKKNNFKVRPKGKQHNWSPLTLANNSDLTSNIILVDTKLYLNNVTIDKFHYPFHVTAQTGITMEALATQLEEYDLGFSCLPAPGELTLGGVLAINGHGSAVSLVDEDSHSSHHNYGSLSNQIDSLTAIVWDAASDQYILKKFLRSHPQCQAFLVHLGRAFITEVTLRVEKNQRIRCQSIIGIPAAEIFGDPLTSKFNFSHFINKSGRAEIIWYPFTDKPWLKVWSITNEKKPEYSREVNNPYNYPFSDNISENMSKMIQSIVAGHTGITPQFGKLMYYVTAAGLEYSNSFDLWGWSKNLLLYIRPSTMKVTANGYVVITKRENIQKVLNDLYKQYNYLIDKYRAQSKYPINGPLEIRVTGLDNARNLTDTSPILSSIHKVDSHPDWNVGIWINVLTLPGTPFANHFYTELEEWIYTNYCEPYATVRVEWSKGWAYNQSSAWVNKNMIRNIISTSFKNKDDDNSDWDRAASILNENDPHRVFSSPLIDSLNI; encoded by the coding sequence ATGAAAAATAAAAATATTAAAATTACTTCTACCCGCAGAAAATTTTTATCTAATATCACAAAAGCAGCAGCTATTGGGACAAGTATAAATACAATTCCATTTTTTAAAATAAATATTGCAAATGCATTATCATTACCCAATTTTCCACAAAATATAAATGTATATCTTGAAAAATTTGAAAATTGGTCTGGTGAGTTAAAAGCAAAAGCTTTATGGACGTGTGCGCCAAAAAATAGCGACGAAATAATTACGATAATCAATTGGGCAAAAAAAAATAATTTTAAAGTGCGCCCGAAAGGAAAACAACACAATTGGTCTCCTCTCACTCTTGCAAACAATAGCGATCTAACAAGTAATATTATTTTAGTTGACACCAAACTTTACCTTAACAATGTAACTATCGACAAATTCCATTACCCATTCCATGTCACAGCCCAAACTGGAATCACGATGGAAGCGCTTGCTACACAACTTGAAGAATATGATCTCGGTTTCTCCTGTTTACCCGCTCCAGGCGAACTCACTCTAGGAGGAGTCTTAGCAATAAATGGCCATGGCAGCGCTGTATCGCTAGTGGATGAAGACAGTCATTCTTCGCACCACAACTATGGCTCACTCAGTAACCAGATAGATTCCTTAACAGCAATTGTTTGGGATGCAGCAAGTGATCAATATATTTTAAAAAAATTTCTAAGATCACACCCACAATGCCAAGCTTTTCTTGTCCATCTTGGCAGAGCTTTTATTACCGAGGTCACATTACGAGTTGAAAAAAATCAGAGAATTCGCTGCCAAAGTATTATTGGAATACCAGCTGCTGAAATTTTTGGTGATCCCCTGACTTCAAAATTTAATTTTTCACATTTTATAAATAAATCAGGTAGAGCTGAAATTATTTGGTATCCATTTACCGATAAGCCTTGGTTAAAAGTTTGGAGTATTACGAATGAGAAAAAGCCTGAATATTCTCGAGAAGTCAACAATCCTTACAATTATCCTTTTTCAGATAATATCAGCGAAAATATGTCGAAAATGATACAATCAATTGTTGCTGGACATACAGGCATTACACCTCAGTTTGGAAAATTGATGTATTATGTGACCGCCGCAGGATTAGAGTATTCGAATAGCTTTGATTTATGGGGCTGGTCTAAAAATTTACTTTTGTATATTAGACCTTCCACAATGAAAGTCACTGCAAATGGATATGTTGTCATAACCAAAAGAGAAAATATTCAAAAAGTATTAAATGATCTCTATAAGCAGTATAATTATCTTATTGACAAATACAGAGCTCAAAGTAAATATCCGATTAATGGTCCACTGGAAATTAGAGTAACAGGGTTAGACAATGCCAGGAACTTAACAGATACTTCTCCAATTTTATCTTCAATTCATAAAGTAGACTCACATCCTGATTGGAATGTTGGTATATGGATAAACGTTTTAACACTACCTGGCACACCCTTTGCCAATCATTTCTATACAGAATTAGAAGAATGGATCTATACAAATTATTGTGAACCTTATGCAACAGTCCGTGTCGAATGGTCAAAGGGTTGGGCTTATAATCAAAGTTCAGCTTGGGTTAATAAAAATATGATCCGAAATATAATATCTACATCTTTCAAAAACAAAGATGATGACAATTCGGATTGGGATCGAGCCGCATCTATTTTAAACGAAAATGATCCCCATAGAGTTTTCTCTTCACCCCTCATTGATTCTTTAAATATATAA
- the hutU gene encoding urocanate hydratase, with product MSIHNVRLFTTKTFIPGNPAPRGAALNTKGWLQEAALRMLLNNLDREVAENPEELVVYGGRGKAARSLPDFHNITKALQELDNDESLLIQSGSPVARIKTWENAPRVMIANSNLVGNWANWDHFDELEKKGLMMYGQMTAGSWIYIGSQGIVQGTFETFNEAFHQHYQGKSKGKFIFSAGLGGMGGAQPLAAVLTGACFLGVEVDRKRAEMRLKSRYLDEIYDDIDSAMASLNNHLERGLAKSIAIIGNVVDILPKLLERKDFKPSLVTDQTSAHDPIYGYVPQGYSLEKVEKLRKSNPKLVEKDVLTSIAKHVNCLLELKGRGIPTFDYGNNIRAMAEKAGIQNAFQIRGFVPEYIRPLFCKGKGPFRFAMLSGELSDLKKADAALLNLFSDYEEIQRWLKVASERISVQGLPARILWLGYGDRLKAGLLLNQMVKNGEISCPIVIGRDHLDCGSVASPYRETEGMKDGSDAVADWALLNAFGNIASGASWVSFHHGGGVGMGYSLHAGMVIVADGSDGASERLKRVLTFDPAMGIFRHADAGYETAQNIAYEQMSGKVEENSPHYYPRVLKD from the coding sequence ATGTCTATCCATAATGTACGTTTATTCACAACAAAAACTTTCATTCCAGGTAATCCTGCACCTAGAGGTGCTGCACTCAATACAAAAGGTTGGTTGCAAGAAGCAGCCTTACGTATGCTTCTCAACAATTTAGACAGAGAAGTTGCAGAAAACCCTGAAGAGCTTGTGGTTTATGGGGGGCGTGGTAAAGCGGCTCGCTCGCTTCCTGATTTCCATAACATCACAAAAGCATTGCAAGAGTTAGATAATGATGAAAGTTTATTGATTCAAAGTGGCAGTCCGGTTGCGCGCATAAAGACTTGGGAAAATGCTCCAAGGGTCATGATTGCAAACAGTAATTTAGTTGGAAATTGGGCAAATTGGGATCACTTTGATGAGCTCGAGAAAAAAGGTCTCATGATGTACGGACAGATGACTGCTGGAAGCTGGATATATATTGGTTCACAGGGGATTGTGCAGGGAACTTTTGAGACTTTTAATGAAGCTTTTCATCAGCATTATCAGGGTAAAAGTAAAGGTAAATTTATATTTTCTGCAGGTCTTGGCGGCATGGGAGGGGCTCAGCCATTGGCTGCCGTTTTAACGGGAGCTTGTTTTCTAGGGGTAGAAGTGGATAGAAAACGCGCAGAAATGCGTTTGAAATCTAGGTATCTCGATGAAATATATGACGATATTGATTCTGCAATGGCATCGCTCAACAATCATTTAGAAAGAGGCTTAGCTAAAAGTATTGCTATTATTGGTAATGTTGTTGATATTTTACCGAAATTACTCGAGAGAAAAGATTTTAAACCGAGTCTTGTAACAGATCAAACGTCAGCACATGATCCCATTTATGGCTATGTACCTCAAGGATACTCTCTAGAAAAAGTCGAAAAATTAAGAAAATCGAACCCCAAACTCGTTGAAAAAGATGTGCTCACAAGTATTGCGAAACATGTAAATTGTTTGTTGGAATTAAAGGGGCGAGGGATTCCAACTTTTGATTATGGAAATAATATTAGAGCGATGGCAGAAAAAGCGGGAATTCAAAATGCTTTTCAAATCAGAGGGTTTGTTCCGGAATACATTCGCCCGCTCTTTTGTAAAGGCAAGGGTCCCTTTCGTTTCGCTATGCTGAGTGGAGAGTTAAGTGATCTCAAAAAAGCAGATGCCGCACTGCTTAATTTATTTTCAGATTATGAAGAAATCCAACGCTGGCTCAAGGTTGCCTCTGAAAGAATTTCTGTTCAAGGATTGCCTGCCAGAATTTTGTGGTTAGGGTATGGTGATAGATTAAAAGCAGGGTTACTCTTGAATCAGATGGTAAAAAATGGAGAAATAAGTTGTCCCATTGTGATTGGCAGAGATCATCTTGACTGCGGCAGTGTGGCATCTCCTTATCGTGAAACAGAGGGGATGAAAGACGGAAGTGATGCTGTGGCGGATTGGGCTCTTTTAAATGCATTTGGGAATATTGCCAGCGGAGCTTCTTGGGTGAGTTTTCATCACGGAGGAGGAGTTGGTATGGGTTATTCTCTTCATGCGGGAATGGTTATCGTAGCAGATGGAAGTGATGGGGCTTCTGAACGTTTAAAACGTGTCTTAACTTTTGATCCTGCTATGGGTATTTTTCGCCATGCAGATGCGGGTTATGAAACTGCACAAAACATTGCATATGAGCAAATGTCTGGTAAAGTTGAAGAAAACTCTCCTCATTATTATCCACGTGTCCTTAAGGACTGA